The following are encoded in a window of Bacillus sp. SORGH_AS_0510 genomic DNA:
- the trpC gene encoding indole-3-glycerol phosphate synthase TrpC, with protein METILDKIIEQKKKEILVLREKNLPIRDPEKKKRSLIKKLQKADEILVIAEFKRASPSKGIINNTINPSDQARLYEKYGASAISVLTDQTFFKGSFSDLKIVRQTVDLPILCKDFIIDPLQIDYAFANGADLILLIVAALSEVRLVELYQYAKGLGLEVLVEVHNQLELEKALKTGAKLIGINNRDLKTFHVSLEITESLAVHVRNAGAYLISESGIFQQEDVERVRNVGANGILVGEALMKSQDVTQPFLNFRLPLSNGVKR; from the coding sequence ATGGAAACAATTTTAGATAAGATTATTGAACAAAAAAAGAAAGAAATACTTGTTCTCCGTGAAAAAAATCTTCCAATTCGGGATCCAGAAAAAAAGAAAAGATCCCTCATAAAAAAATTGCAAAAAGCGGATGAAATATTAGTTATTGCTGAATTTAAACGTGCGTCGCCATCTAAAGGAATTATCAATAACACTATTAATCCATCAGACCAGGCGCGATTATATGAGAAATATGGTGCTTCTGCCATTTCGGTATTAACAGATCAAACGTTTTTCAAAGGTTCTTTTTCCGATTTAAAAATAGTCCGTCAAACAGTGGACCTCCCAATTCTATGTAAGGACTTTATCATTGATCCTTTGCAAATTGATTATGCTTTTGCAAATGGTGCGGATCTAATTTTATTAATTGTTGCTGCTTTAAGTGAGGTAAGACTCGTAGAGCTTTATCAATATGCTAAAGGATTAGGATTAGAGGTCTTGGTAGAGGTTCATAACCAATTGGAATTAGAAAAAGCACTAAAGACTGGTGCAAAACTTATTGGGATAAATAATCGGGACCTTAAGACATTTCATGTATCCCTAGAGATCACTGAGAGTTTAGCAGTTCATGTTCGGAATGCAGGCGCATATTTAATCAGTGAAAGTGGTATCTTTCAGCAAGAGGATGTAGAGAGAGTAAGAAACGTAGGGGCAAATGGCATCCTAGTAGGAGAAGCGTTAATGAAAAGTCAAGATGTGACTCAACCTTTTTTGAATTTTCGTTTACCTTTATCCAATGGGGTAAAAAGATGA
- a CDS encoding response regulator transcription factor, with product MQKILIIEDEKNLARFIELELNHEGYQTTVSTDGRRGLDLALSENWDAILLDLMLPELNGMEVCRRIRQANKSIPIIMITARDSVLDRVSGLDSGADDYIVKPFAIEELLARLRSMFRRVEALTSNDLTTLTFKDLVIELESCIVKKADEVIGLTKREFDLLVIFMSNINIVLTREVLLNKVWGYSTGVETNVVDVYVRYLRNKIDDQNEGSYIHTVRGTGYVMR from the coding sequence ATGCAAAAAATACTAATTATTGAAGATGAAAAGAATTTAGCCAGGTTTATTGAGCTTGAATTAAATCATGAAGGCTATCAAACAACAGTATCGACCGATGGGAGACGCGGATTAGATTTGGCCCTTTCAGAAAATTGGGATGCCATTTTACTCGATTTAATGCTCCCAGAGTTAAATGGAATGGAAGTATGTCGAAGAATTAGACAGGCGAATAAATCGATTCCAATTATTATGATTACTGCAAGAGACAGTGTATTGGATCGTGTTTCAGGACTGGATAGCGGTGCAGATGATTATATCGTTAAACCGTTTGCTATAGAAGAATTATTGGCCAGATTAAGGTCAATGTTCCGGAGGGTAGAGGCACTAACTTCAAATGATTTAACCACTTTAACCTTCAAGGATTTAGTCATTGAACTTGAATCATGTATTGTTAAAAAAGCTGATGAGGTAATTGGGTTAACCAAAAGAGAATTTGACTTATTGGTTATTTTTATGAGCAATATAAACATTGTATTAACAAGAGAAGTTCTCTTGAATAAAGTTTGGGGTTATAGTACGGGTGTGGAAACGAACGTTGTGGATGTATATGTTCGTTATTTAAGAAATAAAATAGACGATCAAAATGAGGGAAGCTACATTCACACAGTACGTGGTACAGGATATGTAATGAGATGA
- the trpA gene encoding tryptophan synthase subunit alpha: MNRLELVFSSLKRTKQKAFVPYIMAGDGGLENLIERMVLLEKFGATAIELGVPFSDPVADGPTIQRAGIRALQNGTTLKGIISEVAKARLVLSIPIILMTYLNPIYSYGINEFVQDIHAAGVDGCIIPDLPIEEEGIIAPELENVEVELIRLVTPTTPMERIKVISQKGRGFLYAVTVKGITGERNDYDEELYHFLNTVQQISHVPVLAGFGISNETQIYQLTKYCDGVIVGSKIVDLFETNNLDALEELMSSFKQEPKRV; encoded by the coding sequence ATGAATCGTTTAGAACTTGTATTTTCTTCACTAAAAAGAACGAAACAGAAGGCTTTTGTGCCCTACATAATGGCAGGGGATGGGGGTTTAGAAAATTTAATCGAGCGAATGGTTTTACTAGAGAAATTTGGTGCGACTGCCATTGAGCTGGGTGTTCCGTTTTCTGATCCAGTTGCAGATGGACCGACGATACAGCGTGCTGGTATTAGGGCTCTTCAAAATGGGACCACTTTAAAAGGGATCATTTCAGAGGTAGCAAAGGCGCGTTTGGTATTATCAATACCTATCATTCTTATGACCTACCTAAATCCGATTTATTCTTATGGAATAAATGAATTTGTTCAAGATATACATGCTGCTGGTGTAGACGGTTGTATTATCCCTGATCTTCCTATTGAAGAGGAAGGTATCATTGCACCGGAACTTGAGAATGTTGAAGTGGAATTAATTCGTTTAGTTACTCCTACTACTCCAATGGAACGAATTAAAGTAATATCCCAAAAAGGGAGAGGATTTTTATATGCAGTAACGGTAAAGGGTATAACGGGTGAAAGAAATGACTATGATGAAGAATTATATCATTTTCTAAACACTGTGCAGCAAATAAGTCATGTTCCAGTATTGGCTGGTTTTGGTATTTCAAATGAAACCCAAATCTATCAATTAACCAAATACTGTGATGGTGTTATTGTTGGCAGTAAAATTGTCGATTTATTTGAAACAAATAACTTGGATGCCCTTGAGGAGCTGATGTCCAGCTTTAAACAAGAACCAAAGAGGGTATAA
- a CDS encoding HAMP domain-containing histidine kinase — MSRKIMLIVNKLSWQTKLVLSGSAAIFLTFFLFSFLEYHTVSKWMMNREEMAINRTITDIAAFYKAKANTLTRIDIINSEDFLRNMNDKDQLIRIYDSKGNILVSDKNGDFPVLEPIPVTTSTTDLISIQGKEAFIARFPINSGEFRGTLEIVRHLNNYHKMMSNLFWVMSIFGIAAILFSAISGYILAKQLLKPVRALTKAMKKIKENGFQGRVEVYDQKDDLTDLTNVFNEMMDEIEKSFLAQKQFVEDASHELRTPVSILEGHLSLLNRWGKKDPIILEESLDASLQELSRLKKLITDLLELTRVENQRILTSEKVDISQLVQKLIKKFEIIHSDFKFNIEIEKNLPMGSIAEHHFERILIILLDNSVKYSREDKTIWISAIRKGSNIIVSVTDIGIGIPKENIQEVFNRFYRVDKARVRENGGTGLGLSIAKQLVQKYNGSILMESKEGRGTKVSISIPVDTKDR, encoded by the coding sequence ATGAGTAGAAAGATCATGCTTATAGTTAATAAACTCTCCTGGCAAACAAAATTAGTGCTAAGTGGATCAGCAGCTATATTTCTTACGTTTTTTTTATTTAGTTTCTTAGAGTATCATACAGTTTCCAAATGGATGATGAATCGTGAGGAAATGGCCATTAATAGGACTATTACTGACATCGCAGCGTTTTATAAAGCAAAAGCTAATACATTAACCCGTATAGATATTATTAATAGCGAAGATTTTTTACGTAATATGAATGACAAAGATCAATTGATTCGAATTTATGACAGTAAAGGGAATATTCTAGTTTCAGATAAAAACGGTGATTTTCCAGTTCTTGAACCAATTCCAGTAACAACTAGTACTACGGATTTGATTTCTATTCAAGGAAAGGAAGCCTTTATAGCGAGATTTCCAATTAATTCGGGGGAATTTAGAGGCACACTAGAGATTGTCCGGCATTTAAATAACTATCACAAAATGATGAGTAACCTCTTTTGGGTGATGTCTATATTTGGAATAGCTGCTATTCTTTTTAGTGCTATAAGTGGATATATTCTTGCAAAACAACTACTAAAGCCTGTTAGAGCCTTAACAAAAGCAATGAAAAAAATAAAAGAAAATGGTTTTCAGGGAAGAGTAGAGGTCTATGATCAAAAGGATGATTTAACTGATCTGACTAACGTTTTTAATGAAATGATGGACGAAATTGAGAAATCTTTTCTGGCACAGAAACAATTTGTTGAGGATGCATCACATGAGTTAAGGACACCTGTTTCTATTCTCGAAGGACATCTATCTTTATTAAATCGGTGGGGAAAAAAGGATCCTATTATTTTAGAAGAATCTTTAGATGCTTCATTACAGGAGCTTTCGAGGCTGAAAAAACTGATTACTGACCTGCTAGAATTAACTCGAGTGGAAAATCAAAGAATTTTAACTTCTGAAAAAGTAGACATTTCCCAACTTGTCCAAAAATTAATAAAGAAATTTGAAATTATACATTCAGATTTTAAATTTAATATAGAAATTGAAAAGAACTTACCTATGGGTTCTATTGCTGAGCACCATTTCGAACGGATATTAATTATCTTATTAGATAATTCAGTTAAATACTCTAGAGAAGATAAAACAATTTGGATATCTGCAATCCGAAAGGGGAGCAATATTATCGTTTCTGTTACTGATATTGGAATTGGTATTCCTAAAGAAAATATCCAAGAAGTGTTTAACCGATTTTATCGAGTTGATAAGGCTCGAGTGCGTGAAAATGGTGGTACGGGTTTGGGACTTTCAATTGCCAAGCAACTAGTGCAGAAGTATAATGGTTCAATCTTAATGGAGAGTAAAGAAGGCAGAGGAACAAAAGTAAGCATTTCAATTCCAGTAGATACAAAAGACCGCTGA
- the trpB gene encoding tryptophan synthase subunit beta yields the protein MNTYTLPNENGHFGKFGGRFVPETLMKAVIELDEAYKSIKDDPGFKSDFNRLLKNYVGRETPLYFAENLTKHAGGAKIYLKREDLNHTGAHKINNAIGQALLAVRMGKRKIVAETGAGQHGVATATVCALLNLDCIIFMGEEDIKRQALNVFRMELLGAKVVSVTSGSATLKDAVNEALRYWVANVDDTHYLLGSVMGPHPFPQMVRDFQSVIGKETREQFLHAEGVLPDAVVACIGGGSNAAGMFYPFIEDENVSLYGVEAAGQGVNTDFHAASLTKGKPGILHGALMYLLQDNDGQIQEAHSISAGLDYPGVGPEHSYLKDIGRANYQSITDCEALDAFRLLSKLEGIIPALESSHAVAFAVKLAADMDETQNMVVCLSGRGDKDVDTVKSRIKGEK from the coding sequence TTGAACACATATACATTACCGAATGAAAACGGCCATTTTGGGAAATTTGGAGGAAGATTTGTACCAGAAACACTTATGAAAGCAGTAATCGAACTCGACGAGGCATATAAAAGTATAAAAGATGATCCTGGGTTTAAATCAGATTTTAATAGATTATTGAAAAACTATGTTGGCAGGGAAACACCGCTATACTTTGCTGAGAACCTTACTAAACATGCAGGTGGGGCAAAAATTTACTTGAAAAGAGAAGATTTAAACCATACGGGGGCGCACAAAATTAACAATGCCATTGGTCAGGCACTTTTAGCTGTTCGAATGGGGAAAAGGAAAATTGTTGCGGAAACGGGAGCTGGCCAACATGGTGTGGCGACAGCTACAGTGTGTGCGCTATTGAATCTAGATTGTATTATTTTTATGGGTGAGGAAGATATCAAAAGGCAAGCACTAAATGTTTTCCGGATGGAATTACTTGGTGCAAAGGTTGTTAGTGTAACTTCTGGAAGTGCAACACTTAAGGATGCTGTTAATGAAGCACTTCGATATTGGGTGGCAAATGTTGATGATACCCACTATTTATTAGGTTCTGTGATGGGACCTCATCCGTTTCCTCAAATGGTAAGGGACTTCCAAAGTGTTATTGGCAAGGAAACACGGGAACAGTTTTTACATGCTGAAGGAGTCCTTCCTGATGCAGTGGTAGCATGTATTGGTGGTGGAAGTAATGCTGCCGGAATGTTCTATCCTTTTATCGAGGATGAAAATGTCAGCCTTTATGGAGTAGAAGCGGCTGGACAGGGAGTTAATACAGACTTTCATGCTGCTTCTTTAACGAAAGGAAAACCAGGTATCTTACATGGCGCATTAATGTATTTACTACAAGATAATGACGGTCAGATTCAAGAAGCACATTCTATTTCTGCTGGACTCGATTATCCAGGTGTCGGACCAGAACATAGCTATTTAAAGGACATCGGCCGTGCAAACTATCAGTCTATTACTGATTGTGAGGCCCTTGATGCATTCCGATTATTATCGAAGTTAGAAGGAATTATTCCCGCGCTTGAGAGCTCTCATGCAGTAGCTTTTGCTGTAAAACTCGCAGCTGACATGGACGAAACACAAAATATGGTCGTTTGTTTATCAGGACGTGGAGATAAGGATGTAGATACTGTGAAATCTAGGATCAAGGGAGAGAAATAG
- the mnmH gene encoding tRNA 2-selenouridine(34) synthase MnmH, which yields MKEMTVEEFLTIKNPIIIDIRSPIEFKDGAIPGAINVPLFSDEERHEIGIIYKHDGQPAAKWRAMELVSPKIPKLLHTIKDLQSNGELVVHCWRGGMRSKAVVTFLEFAGIYAWRLIGGYKAYRHHILEKIPNMIPQQAVVIHGMTGVGKTEVLKILKQKMYPILDLEEMAGHRGSIFGTIGLNDGHNQKTFDSLLFKGLQELQKADYFLVEAESKRIGKAVQPEELMDIKFKGTNIYIHTPLEQRVTHLISEYVHPYQDEPWYQNKILSNVEKVLKRVKDMEIRRKLLELVDEKNYHDLIQILLEYYYDPRYDHARQDYEGEFYDIFANNPAEAAKKIEEKLKELSFSSLLETNKLD from the coding sequence ATGAAAGAAATGACTGTAGAAGAGTTTTTGACAATAAAGAATCCAATTATTATTGATATTCGCTCACCGATTGAGTTTAAAGACGGTGCAATTCCGGGAGCTATAAATGTTCCGTTATTTTCAGATGAAGAACGTCACGAGATTGGTATTATTTATAAGCATGATGGTCAACCAGCTGCCAAGTGGAGAGCGATGGAACTTGTATCACCTAAAATTCCTAAATTGCTTCACACAATAAAAGACCTGCAATCTAATGGAGAATTGGTTGTTCATTGTTGGCGAGGCGGGATGAGGAGTAAAGCGGTAGTCACCTTTTTAGAGTTTGCCGGAATTTACGCTTGGCGATTAATTGGGGGCTATAAAGCATATCGACACCATATACTTGAAAAAATACCAAATATGATCCCTCAACAAGCGGTGGTAATCCATGGAATGACCGGCGTGGGGAAAACTGAGGTACTCAAGATATTGAAACAGAAAATGTATCCGATTCTAGACCTTGAAGAAATGGCGGGTCATCGAGGGTCGATCTTTGGTACGATTGGTCTTAATGATGGTCATAATCAAAAAACCTTTGATTCTCTTTTATTTAAAGGTCTTCAGGAATTACAAAAGGCGGATTATTTTCTTGTTGAAGCTGAGAGTAAACGAATCGGTAAAGCTGTTCAGCCTGAGGAACTAATGGATATAAAATTTAAAGGAACAAATATCTATATTCATACTCCTCTAGAACAAAGGGTCACCCACCTTATTTCTGAATATGTACATCCATATCAGGATGAACCATGGTATCAGAATAAGATTTTAAGTAATGTGGAGAAGGTTCTTAAACGAGTGAAGGATATGGAGATAAGAAGAAAGCTATTGGAATTAGTTGATGAAAAAAATTATCATGACTTGATTCAAATTCTTTTAGAATATTACTATGATCCTCGGTATGATCATGCAAGACAAGATTACGAAGGTGAGTTTTACGATATTTTTGCCAATAATCCAGCTGAAGCAGCTAAAAAAATTGAAGAAAAGCTAAAGGAACTTTCTTTTTCTTCACTATTGGAAACAAATAAATTGGATTAA
- the trpE gene encoding anthranilate synthase component I, producing the protein MKTISNLIIKEIKGDTLTPISILQKLSGNKKFLLESSHKYNDEGRYSFIGVDPAYELVSSGQHNEITRRNGKKEVISGNPLQVLKDLIPAKASKEEFPFPFIGGGVGYIGYDIIRQFEIIGEEYSNGMEMPDVHLMFYEEIIVFDHLEDKVLICGFPLSSDTTESLLLKRIEKRMEEIKQPTFYQEHEPYHLSEFISETSKESYIKNVEIAKEHILNGDIFQVVLSRRMKSSFSGNPLTLYRKHRANNPTPYMFYIDFEGYTVIGSSPESLIKTNGNKVISNPIAGTKKRGSNSQEDQLIEKELRKDEKELAEHKMLVDLGRNDLGKICEFGSILVDKYMAVEKYRHVMHLVSEVSGKLLPNKTAIDALAACIPAGTVSGAPKVRAMEIINNLEKSKRGLYSGAVGYISANGNMDFALAIRTMILKEGTAYIQAGAGIVFDSIPESEYQETLNKLNSFLEGEK; encoded by the coding sequence ATGAAAACCATAAGCAATCTTATCATAAAAGAAATCAAGGGGGACACCCTTACACCAATATCCATCTTACAAAAATTAAGCGGTAATAAGAAATTCTTATTAGAGAGTTCACATAAGTACAATGACGAGGGGCGATACTCCTTTATTGGTGTAGATCCAGCATATGAACTTGTTTCAAGTGGACAGCATAACGAAATAACCCGAAGAAATGGGAAAAAAGAGGTTATAAGTGGAAACCCTCTACAAGTTTTAAAGGATTTAATACCGGCAAAAGCTTCTAAGGAAGAATTCCCATTTCCATTTATTGGAGGAGGTGTGGGGTATATCGGGTACGACATCATCAGACAGTTTGAAATAATTGGTGAGGAGTATTCAAACGGAATGGAAATGCCAGATGTCCATTTAATGTTTTATGAAGAGATTATCGTGTTTGATCATCTTGAAGACAAGGTATTAATTTGCGGCTTCCCACTATCCTCCGATACTACTGAATCGCTATTACTAAAAAGGATAGAGAAAAGAATGGAAGAAATAAAGCAACCTACCTTTTATCAAGAACACGAGCCATATCATTTGTCTGAATTTATTTCGGAAACATCAAAAGAGAGCTACATCAAGAATGTTGAAATTGCAAAAGAACATATCCTTAATGGTGACATTTTTCAAGTCGTATTATCAAGACGAATGAAGTCTAGCTTTAGCGGAAACCCATTGACACTTTATCGTAAGCATCGTGCAAATAATCCAACACCCTATATGTTCTATATTGACTTTGAAGGATATACAGTAATTGGTTCTTCACCAGAAAGCCTGATAAAAACAAATGGCAATAAGGTTATTTCTAATCCCATCGCAGGTACAAAAAAACGGGGAAGTAATAGTCAAGAAGATCAATTAATTGAAAAAGAATTACGGAAAGATGAAAAAGAACTTGCGGAGCATAAGATGCTTGTTGATTTAGGTAGAAATGATTTAGGGAAAATCTGTGAATTTGGTTCAATTCTAGTGGATAAATATATGGCAGTTGAAAAATATCGTCATGTCATGCATTTGGTCTCTGAAGTGAGTGGTAAACTGCTTCCTAATAAAACGGCTATTGATGCACTAGCTGCATGTATTCCGGCAGGTACTGTATCAGGTGCACCTAAAGTCAGAGCAATGGAAATAATTAATAACTTAGAAAAATCAAAACGTGGCCTTTACTCAGGAGCTGTTGGTTATATTTCGGCAAATGGAAATATGGATTTTGCCCTTGCCATTAGAACCATGATTCTAAAAGAAGGAACGGCCTATATCCAAGCAGGTGCAGGAATTGTTTTCGACTCCATTCCAGAATCTGAGTATCAAGAAACATTAAATAAACTAAATTCCTTTTTGGAGGGTGAAAAATGA
- a CDS encoding aminodeoxychorismate/anthranilate synthase component II — protein sequence MILLIDNFDSFTFNLYQYLGELGEEIEVYRNNQLSIEQIIELNPKAIIISPGPGKPEDAGICVEIIQNFFKKIPILGICLGHQAIGVAFGGTIQRADVIKHGKSSIVTHNGGELFHNLPNSIEVMRYHSLIIDQDSLPEPLQSIAQSNDDMQVMAIKHKQFPVYGLQFHPESIGTPSGKQILRNFLHEIERVNENEKLLTPIS from the coding sequence ATGATTTTATTGATAGATAACTTCGATTCATTCACTTTTAATCTTTATCAGTACCTAGGTGAGTTAGGTGAGGAGATTGAAGTATACAGAAATAATCAGCTGAGCATTGAACAAATCATTGAATTAAACCCAAAAGCGATCATTATATCCCCTGGACCGGGAAAGCCAGAGGATGCAGGAATTTGTGTCGAGATTATACAAAACTTTTTCAAAAAGATTCCAATCTTAGGTATTTGTCTTGGGCACCAAGCCATCGGAGTCGCTTTCGGTGGAACTATTCAGAGAGCCGATGTTATTAAACACGGGAAATCATCCATTGTTACACATAATGGTGGGGAACTGTTTCACAATCTTCCGAATTCTATAGAAGTCATGAGGTATCATTCATTAATCATAGATCAGGACAGTCTTCCTGAACCGCTTCAATCTATTGCACAATCAAACGACGATATGCAAGTTATGGCGATAAAGCATAAACAATTTCCGGTTTACGGATTACAATTTCATCCGGAATCGATTGGAACACCATCAGGAAAACAAATATTAAGAAACTTCTTACATGAAATTGAAAGGGTGAATGAAAATGAAAAACTACTTACTCCAATTAGCTGA
- a CDS encoding phosphoribosylanthranilate isomerase codes for MKVKICGITDVITGIAAVQYGADAIGLVFAESKRRVSVEKAKEIIQRLPKAVYKVGVFVNETKEEIERIASLVGLTHIQLHGDETADFCRSLSLPVIKAISFQGNDSLKICTNLASEFILLDSPKGKYRGGNGTVFNWLDVDLNLLGHKKVILAGGLNNENVEQAIKIIKPYMVDVSSGVETNGIKDLTKIKSFIEIVKGSKKGGN; via the coding sequence ATGAAAGTAAAGATTTGTGGGATAACAGATGTAATTACAGGAATCGCAGCGGTCCAATATGGAGCAGATGCAATAGGATTGGTATTTGCTGAAAGTAAAAGAAGAGTATCAGTAGAAAAAGCAAAAGAGATTATCCAGAGATTACCTAAAGCAGTCTATAAAGTGGGCGTGTTTGTGAATGAAACAAAGGAAGAAATTGAAAGAATTGCTTCATTAGTGGGACTTACGCATATTCAATTACATGGGGATGAAACTGCTGATTTTTGCCGGTCACTTTCCTTGCCCGTCATTAAAGCAATCAGTTTCCAAGGCAATGACTCTTTAAAAATATGTACAAATTTAGCTAGTGAATTTATATTACTTGACAGTCCAAAAGGTAAATACAGAGGTGGGAATGGAACAGTATTTAATTGGTTAGATGTAGATCTAAACCTATTAGGCCATAAAAAAGTAATACTTGCCGGTGGGCTAAATAATGAGAATGTAGAGCAGGCAATCAAAATAATCAAACCGTACATGGTAGATGTAAGCTCAGGCGTTGAAACGAATGGAATCAAAGATTTAACTAAAATTAAATCATTTATTGAAATAGTGAAGGGTAGTAAAAAAGGAGGAAATTAA
- the sda gene encoding sporulation histidine kinase inhibitor Sda, whose amino-acid sequence MSNEQLVVSYRDALKSGKEKEWIKILKEEIQRRGLRPFKKR is encoded by the coding sequence ATGAGTAACGAACAATTGGTTGTATCGTATCGGGATGCACTAAAGTCTGGTAAGGAAAAGGAATGGATTAAGATACTAAAAGAGGAAATACAACGCAGGGGACTCAGGCCCTTTAAAAAACGGTAG
- the trpD gene encoding anthranilate phosphoribosyltransferase — translation MKNYLLQLAERESFSENQMQEAVDFILGEEVSESEIAAFLMGLKSKGETVEEITGIVKAMKANTLMFKKKFTGVLDNCGTGGDGSSSFNISTTSAFVIASAGIPVAKHGNRSVSSKTGSADVLEYLGVNLNLSPERTEEILQEIGVSFLFAPNVHPKLKKVMTVRKQLKIPTVFNFIGPLTNPMELDYQLLGVYRRDLLPVFAEVLNKLGRKRASVINGAGFMDEASLQGENYITILEDGTITNQTFTPEDVNLPQYDNSCIKGGDSKENAELLMKVLKGEQGAHRDTVVLNSGIGIFTAGKASTINKGIEIAKELLDSGAAFEKLTNLIAKTQAAGQKEAI, via the coding sequence ATGAAAAACTACTTACTCCAATTAGCTGAAAGGGAGTCATTCTCAGAAAATCAAATGCAAGAGGCTGTAGACTTCATCTTAGGTGAAGAAGTTTCCGAATCAGAAATTGCAGCCTTCTTAATGGGTTTAAAATCTAAAGGTGAAACAGTCGAAGAAATTACCGGCATAGTAAAAGCTATGAAGGCCAATACCTTGATGTTTAAAAAAAAATTCACAGGTGTACTAGATAATTGTGGAACAGGGGGCGATGGATCCTCAAGCTTCAATATCAGTACAACTTCTGCTTTTGTCATTGCAAGTGCAGGGATTCCGGTGGCTAAGCATGGGAATAGAAGTGTTTCCAGTAAGACCGGTAGTGCGGATGTCCTTGAGTATCTTGGAGTGAACTTAAATTTGTCACCAGAAAGAACCGAAGAAATCCTTCAGGAAATTGGAGTATCGTTTTTATTTGCACCAAATGTACATCCAAAATTGAAAAAAGTTATGACTGTTAGAAAGCAATTAAAAATCCCAACGGTTTTTAATTTTATTGGACCTCTCACAAACCCAATGGAATTAGACTATCAATTATTAGGCGTCTATCGAAGGGATTTACTGCCAGTGTTCGCGGAAGTTCTTAATAAATTGGGGCGTAAGCGTGCATCCGTTATAAATGGTGCAGGATTTATGGATGAAGCGTCCCTTCAAGGTGAGAATTACATCACAATTTTAGAGGATGGAACCATCACTAATCAAACCTTCACTCCTGAAGATGTTAACCTTCCACAATATGATAATAGTTGTATTAAGGGTGGAGATTCAAAGGAGAATGCAGAACTGCTAATGAAAGTGTTAAAAGGAGAACAGGGTGCACATCGTGATACGGTTGTCCTTAATTCAGGCATTGGAATCTTTACAGCAGGGAAGGCAAGTACCATCAATAAGGGAATTGAGATAGCCAAAGAGTTGCTTGATTCTGGTGCGGCATTTGAAAAATTAACAAATTTAATTGCAAAGACCCAAGCTGCAGGACAGAAAGAGGCGATTTAA